From one Plantibacter flavus genomic stretch:
- the obgE gene encoding GTPase ObgE has protein sequence MVTFVDRVTLHLRAGGGGNGCVSVKREKFKPLAGPDGGNGGHGGDIVLVSDPQITTLLGYHRSPHRSSDTGGFGMGDHRNGFQGETLILPVPVGTVVKDVDGVELVDFVEPGMEFVVAPGGQGGLGNAALSSTKRKAPGFALLGTPGWEGDVLLELKTVADVALVGYPSAGKSSLIAAMSAAKPKIADYPFTTLHPNLGVVEAGEVRYTMADVPGLIEGASEGKGLGLEFLRHVERCSALLHVLDCATLEPGRDPISDLDIILAELAAYPVPEGQTPLVERPQLIALNKIDVPEARELAEFLRPDLEARGYKVFEISTVSREGLRQLSFALSELVEESRARAALEAAKPRIVLRPKPVDDSKFTVTVEGGTYGNLYRIIGAKPERWVQQTDFNNEEAVGFLADRLAKLGVEEALFKAGAVAGATVMIGAGGGVVFDWEPTLTSTAELLTQPRGTDPRLDASHRPTRNQRRDEYFERMDAKAEARAELLRERAAGLWNDDEGFEVGSVPADAPQDEGVTTEDDDR, from the coding sequence ATGGTCACATTCGTCGACCGGGTCACACTGCACCTGCGAGCGGGCGGCGGCGGCAACGGCTGCGTCTCCGTGAAGCGCGAGAAGTTCAAGCCGCTGGCCGGCCCCGATGGCGGCAACGGCGGACACGGTGGTGACATCGTGCTCGTGTCCGATCCTCAGATCACGACGCTGCTCGGGTACCACCGGTCACCGCACCGGAGCTCCGACACCGGCGGCTTCGGCATGGGCGACCACCGCAACGGGTTCCAGGGCGAGACGCTCATCCTGCCCGTCCCCGTCGGGACGGTCGTCAAGGACGTCGACGGCGTCGAACTCGTCGACTTCGTCGAGCCCGGCATGGAGTTCGTCGTCGCTCCCGGCGGCCAGGGCGGCCTCGGGAACGCGGCGCTCTCTTCGACCAAGCGCAAGGCCCCCGGGTTCGCGCTGCTCGGCACGCCCGGCTGGGAAGGCGATGTCCTCCTCGAGCTGAAGACCGTCGCGGACGTCGCGCTCGTCGGGTACCCCTCCGCCGGCAAGTCCAGCCTCATCGCGGCGATGTCCGCTGCGAAGCCGAAGATCGCGGACTACCCGTTCACCACCCTGCACCCGAACCTCGGCGTCGTCGAGGCCGGCGAGGTCCGCTACACCATGGCGGACGTCCCAGGGCTCATCGAGGGCGCCAGTGAGGGCAAGGGCCTCGGTCTCGAGTTCCTGCGTCACGTCGAGCGCTGCTCCGCGCTCCTGCACGTGCTGGACTGCGCGACGCTCGAACCGGGACGCGACCCGATCAGCGACCTCGACATCATCCTGGCCGAGCTCGCCGCCTACCCGGTACCGGAGGGGCAGACGCCGCTGGTAGAGCGCCCGCAGCTCATCGCCCTCAACAAGATCGACGTCCCGGAGGCGAGGGAGCTCGCCGAGTTCCTGCGTCCCGACCTCGAGGCGCGCGGCTACAAGGTCTTCGAGATCTCGACGGTCTCGCGCGAGGGCCTCCGACAGCTCTCGTTCGCGTTGAGCGAGCTCGTCGAGGAGAGCCGCGCCCGCGCAGCCCTCGAGGCCGCCAAGCCCCGGATCGTGCTGCGCCCGAAGCCGGTCGACGACTCCAAGTTCACCGTCACGGTCGAGGGTGGCACCTACGGCAACCTCTACCGCATCATCGGCGCGAAGCCGGAACGCTGGGTGCAGCAGACGGACTTCAACAACGAGGAGGCCGTCGGGTTCCTCGCTGACCGCCTGGCGAAGCTCGGCGTCGAAGAGGCGCTCTTCAAGGCCGGTGCCGTCGCCGGCGCGACCGTGATGATCGGTGCGGGTGGCGGTGTGGTCTTCGACTGGGAGCCCACGCTCACGAGCACCGCGGAACTGCTGACGCAGCCGCGTGGAACGGACCCGCGTCTCGACGCGAGCCACCGCCCGACGCGCAACCAGCGTCGTGACGAGTACTTCGAGCGCATGGACGCCAAGGCCGAGGCCCGTGCCGAGCTGCTCCGTGAACGTGCGGCCGGTCTCTGGAACGACGACGAGGGCTTCGAGGTCGGCTCCGTGCCGGCCGACGCACCCCAGGACGAGGGTGTCACGACGGAGGACGACGACCGGTGA
- the proB gene encoding glutamate 5-kinase, with amino-acid sequence MTIHQRSGIPSARRIVVKVGSSSISGDNAGQITALVEALAEAHARGTEVILVSSGAIATGMPYLRLDARPSDLATQQAAAAVGQNVLIYRYQDSLDRFGIVAGQVLLTAGDLENPSHRSNAQRAMERLLGLRILPIVNENDTVATHEIRFGDNDRLAALVSVLVAADVLVLLSDVDALYTRPPHEAGAERIEEVPFGDTLSGVTFGDIGSAGVGTGGAGTKVSAARLAAEAGTSVLVTSTTNVASALRGEHLGTWFQPA; translated from the coding sequence GTGACCATCCACCAGCGCAGTGGCATCCCCTCGGCGCGACGCATCGTCGTGAAGGTCGGGTCCTCCTCGATCAGTGGCGACAACGCCGGGCAGATCACTGCGCTGGTCGAGGCGCTGGCCGAGGCGCACGCCCGAGGCACCGAGGTCATCCTCGTGTCCTCCGGCGCCATCGCGACCGGGATGCCCTACCTCCGCCTCGACGCCCGTCCGAGCGACCTGGCGACGCAGCAGGCGGCTGCCGCCGTCGGGCAGAACGTGCTGATCTACCGATACCAGGACAGCCTCGACCGGTTCGGCATCGTCGCAGGCCAGGTGCTGCTCACCGCCGGTGATCTCGAGAACCCCAGTCACCGGAGCAATGCCCAGCGGGCGATGGAACGCCTCCTCGGCCTGCGCATCCTGCCGATCGTCAACGAGAACGACACCGTCGCCACGCACGAGATCCGGTTCGGCGACAACGACCGCCTGGCCGCCCTCGTGTCGGTCCTCGTCGCGGCCGACGTCCTCGTCCTCCTGAGCGACGTCGACGCGCTGTACACCCGCCCTCCGCACGAAGCGGGTGCCGAGCGCATCGAAGAGGTACCGTTCGGAGACACCCTCTCGGGCGTCACCTTCGGCGACATCGGCTCCGCGGGCGTCGGTACCGGGGGAGCGGGCACGAAGGTGTCGGCCGCCCGGTTGGCCGCCGAGGCGGGGACGTCCGTCCTCGTGACGTCGACCACGAACGTCGCGTCAGCCCTCCGCGGTGAGCACCTCGGCACCTGGTTCCAACCGGCGTGA
- a CDS encoding glutamate-5-semialdehyde dehydrogenase: MSSPTTTVLPLADRLTAAKRASRVLAQATTAQKNRALEAIAVAIVEGADAVIAANERDLIAGREQGISVGLQDRLRLDRGRIDGLAVAVRDVIAIVDPVGQVVRGSNTPDGVKLEQVRVPFGVVGAIYEARPNVTVDIAALAIKSGNAVVLRGGSAAEHSNAVLVGLLRSALESVGLPGDAVQTIDEFGRDGAKQLMNARGLIDVLIPRGSASLIETVVRESTVPVIETGAGVVHVFLDESAELDWAVDIVRNAKVQRPSVCNALETILVHRAAAARVLPAVLGDLREHGVLIHADERAREVFADVVPAVEEDWSTEHMSLELSVRVVDDLDAALEHIDRYSTGHTDAIITNDVVNADRFLAEVDSAVVMVNASTRFTDGAEFGFGAEVGISTQKLHARGPMGLPELTSTKWLVRGSGHTRR; encoded by the coding sequence ATGTCGTCGCCAACCACCACCGTGCTGCCACTCGCGGATCGTCTCACCGCTGCGAAGCGTGCTTCCCGGGTCCTCGCCCAGGCGACCACCGCGCAGAAGAACCGGGCCCTCGAGGCCATCGCCGTCGCGATCGTCGAGGGTGCGGATGCGGTCATCGCCGCCAACGAGCGCGACCTCATCGCGGGACGCGAGCAGGGCATCAGTGTCGGTCTGCAAGATCGTCTCCGCCTCGACCGGGGCCGCATCGACGGGCTCGCGGTGGCGGTCCGCGACGTCATCGCGATCGTCGACCCGGTCGGCCAGGTGGTCCGCGGAAGCAACACTCCGGACGGGGTGAAGCTCGAGCAGGTACGCGTCCCGTTCGGCGTGGTCGGCGCGATCTACGAGGCGCGCCCGAACGTCACGGTCGACATCGCCGCCCTCGCGATCAAGAGCGGCAACGCCGTGGTGCTCCGCGGCGGGTCGGCAGCGGAACACTCGAACGCGGTCCTCGTGGGGCTGCTGCGATCGGCACTCGAGTCCGTCGGCCTTCCCGGGGATGCGGTACAGACCATCGACGAGTTCGGTCGCGACGGTGCGAAGCAGCTCATGAACGCCAGAGGCCTGATCGACGTCCTCATCCCGCGGGGGAGCGCGTCACTCATCGAGACGGTCGTCCGGGAGTCGACGGTCCCCGTGATCGAGACCGGCGCCGGCGTCGTCCACGTGTTCCTCGACGAGAGTGCCGAACTCGACTGGGCGGTGGACATCGTCCGCAACGCCAAGGTGCAGCGCCCATCGGTCTGCAACGCGCTCGAGACGATCCTCGTCCACCGTGCTGCGGCCGCGCGCGTGCTGCCCGCCGTGCTCGGCGACCTGCGCGAGCACGGGGTGCTGATCCACGCGGACGAACGCGCCAGGGAGGTCTTCGCCGACGTCGTGCCCGCCGTGGAGGAGGACTGGTCCACCGAGCACATGTCGCTCGAGCTCTCGGTGCGCGTGGTCGACGACCTCGACGCCGCGCTCGAGCACATCGACCGATACTCCACCGGACACACCGACGCGATCATCACGAACGACGTGGTGAACGCCGATCGGTTCCTCGCCGAGGTCGATTCGGCCGTCGTCATGGTCAACGCCTCGACCCGCTTCACCGACGGCGCCGAGTTCGGATTCGGCGCGGAGGTCGGCATTTCGACGCAGAAACTCCATGCCCGCGGTCCGATGGGACTGCCGGAACTCACGAGCACGAAGTGGCTCGTGCGTGGTTCGGGCCACACCCGTCGGTAG
- the nadD gene encoding nicotinate-nucleotide adenylyltransferase, producing MSAPVTETTTRRPRIGVMGGTFDPIHHGHLVAASEVAQHFDLDEVVFVPTGMPYRKSGVSDSEHRYLMTVIATAANPRFTVSRVDIDRAGPTYTIDTLRDLRRKRPDAELFFITGADAIAQILSWKDVREVWDLAHFVAVSRPGHDLNVSGLPQHDVSLLEVPALAISSTDCRSRVSKGFPVWYLVPDGVVQYITKHHLYRSEAT from the coding sequence GTGAGCGCGCCCGTCACCGAGACGACGACCCGTCGTCCTCGGATCGGGGTCATGGGCGGGACGTTCGATCCGATCCACCACGGGCACCTCGTCGCCGCCTCGGAGGTCGCGCAGCACTTCGATCTCGATGAGGTCGTCTTCGTCCCGACCGGCATGCCGTACCGGAAGTCGGGCGTGAGCGACAGCGAGCACCGCTACCTCATGACCGTGATCGCCACCGCAGCGAACCCCCGCTTCACCGTCAGCCGGGTCGACATCGATCGAGCCGGACCGACGTACACAATCGACACGCTGCGCGATCTGCGCCGCAAGCGTCCCGATGCCGAGCTGTTCTTCATCACGGGTGCCGACGCGATCGCCCAGATCCTCAGTTGGAAAGACGTCAGGGAGGTCTGGGACCTCGCTCACTTCGTCGCTGTGAGTAGACCGGGACACGATTTGAACGTTTCCGGATTACCACAGCACGACGTAAGCTTGTTGGAAGTTCCGGCCCTAGCGATATCGTCGACGGATTGCCGGAGCCGGGTGAGCAAAGGCTTTCCGGTCTGGTATCTGGTTCCCGACGGTGTCGTGCAGTACATCACCAAGCACCACCTGTATCGGAGTGAAGCCACATGA